From a single Bos indicus isolate NIAB-ARS_2022 breed Sahiwal x Tharparkar chromosome 11, NIAB-ARS_B.indTharparkar_mat_pri_1.0, whole genome shotgun sequence genomic region:
- the TMEM150A gene encoding transmembrane protein 150A isoform X2: MTAWILLPVSLSAFSITGLWTVYAMAVMNHHVCPVENWSYNESCSPDPTEQGGPKTCCTLDDIPLISKCGSYPPESCLFSLIGNLGAFMVALICLLRYGQLLEQSRHSWVNTTTLITGCTNAAGLVVVGNFQVDHAKSLHYVGTGVAFTAGLLFVCLHCALSYHGATAPQDLAVAYLRIVLATIAFVTLILSGVFFIHESSQLQHGAALCEWVFVIDILIFYGTFSYEFGAVSSDTLVAALQPTPGRACKSSGSSSTSTHLNCSPESVAMI, from the exons ATGACCGCCTGGATCCTCCTTCCTGTCAGCCTGTCAGCATTCTCCATCACTGGCCTATGGACTGT GTATGCCATGGCCGTGATGAACCACCACGTGTGCCCCGTGGAGAACTG GTCTTACAACGAATCTTGCTCTCCTGACCCCACGGAGCAAGGGGGCCCCAAGACCTGCTGCACCCTGGATGACATCCCCCTCATCAG CAAGTGTGGCTCGTACCCCCCTGAGAGCTGCCTCTTCAGCCTCATTGGCAACCTGGGTGCTTTCATGG TGGCCCTGATCTGCCTCCTGCGCTATGGGCAGCTCCTGGAGCAGAGCCGTCATTCCTGGGTCAACACCACAACGCTCATCACAGGCTGCACCAATGCTGCGGGTCTGGTGGTGGTGGGAAACTTCCAG GTGGACCACGCTAAGTCTCTGCACTATGTCGGAACCGGTGTAGCCTTCACTGCTGGCCTGCTCTTCGTTTGCCTGCACTGTGCCCTCTCCTACCACGGGGCCACGGCCCCCCAGGACCTGGCTGTGGCCTACCTGCGGATTGTGCTGGCAACCATCGCCTTTGTCACTCTGATCCTCA GTGGGGTCTTCTTCATCCACGAGAGCTCTCAGCTGCAGCATGGGGCAGCCCTGTGTGAGTGGGTGTTCGTCATTGACATTCTCATCTTCTACGGCACCTTCAGCTATGAGTTTGGGGCGGTCTCCTCGGACACACTGGTGGCCGCGCTGCAGCCCACCCCTGGCCGGGCCTGCAAGTCCTCTGGGAGCAGCAGCACCTCCACCCACCTCAACTGTAGTCCTGAGAGTGTCGCCATGATCTGA
- the TMEM150A gene encoding transmembrane protein 150A isoform X1, which produces MAHSTDSLTLKLPSSLFPLGPGLPRARRRHWASLLFSDIGSACPLPRSYNESCSPDPTEQGGPKTCCTLDDIPLISKCGSYPPESCLFSLIGNLGAFMVALICLLRYGQLLEQSRHSWVNTTTLITGCTNAAGLVVVGNFQVDHAKSLHYVGTGVAFTAGLLFVCLHCALSYHGATAPQDLAVAYLRIVLATIAFVTLILSGVFFIHESSQLQHGAALCEWVFVIDILIFYGTFSYEFGAVSSDTLVAALQPTPGRACKSSGSSSTSTHLNCSPESVAMI; this is translated from the exons ATGGCGCACTCTACAGACAGCCTCACTCTAAAGCTCCCTTCATCTCTGTTCCCTCTTGGGCCGGGGCTGCCTCGAGCCAGACGGAGACACTGGGCCTCACTGCTCTTCTCTGACATTGGCAgcgcctgccccctccccag GTCTTACAACGAATCTTGCTCTCCTGACCCCACGGAGCAAGGGGGCCCCAAGACCTGCTGCACCCTGGATGACATCCCCCTCATCAG CAAGTGTGGCTCGTACCCCCCTGAGAGCTGCCTCTTCAGCCTCATTGGCAACCTGGGTGCTTTCATGG TGGCCCTGATCTGCCTCCTGCGCTATGGGCAGCTCCTGGAGCAGAGCCGTCATTCCTGGGTCAACACCACAACGCTCATCACAGGCTGCACCAATGCTGCGGGTCTGGTGGTGGTGGGAAACTTCCAG GTGGACCACGCTAAGTCTCTGCACTATGTCGGAACCGGTGTAGCCTTCACTGCTGGCCTGCTCTTCGTTTGCCTGCACTGTGCCCTCTCCTACCACGGGGCCACGGCCCCCCAGGACCTGGCTGTGGCCTACCTGCGGATTGTGCTGGCAACCATCGCCTTTGTCACTCTGATCCTCA GTGGGGTCTTCTTCATCCACGAGAGCTCTCAGCTGCAGCATGGGGCAGCCCTGTGTGAGTGGGTGTTCGTCATTGACATTCTCATCTTCTACGGCACCTTCAGCTATGAGTTTGGGGCGGTCTCCTCGGACACACTGGTGGCCGCGCTGCAGCCCACCCCTGGCCGGGCCTGCAAGTCCTCTGGGAGCAGCAGCACCTCCACCCACCTCAACTGTAGTCCTGAGAGTGTCGCCATGATCTGA
- the RNF181 gene encoding E3 ubiquitin-protein ligase RNF181 isoform X1: MASYFDEHDCEPLDRERDPRTNMLLELARSLFNRMDFEDLGLVVDWDHHLPPPAAKTAVENLPRTVIRGSQAELKCPVCLLEFEEEETAIEMPCHHLFHSNCILPWLSKTNSCPLCRHELPTDDDTYEEHKRDKAFGDGPRPVCTLCFRLASSSRSTASRTSMEPCTHEAARAGHWSSATCSSCILSSH; encoded by the exons ATGGCGTCCTATTTCGATGAACACGACTGCGAGCCGTTGGATCGCGAACGGGATCCTCGAACAAACATGCTGCTGGAGCTTGCAAG GTCCCTTTTCAATAGGATGGACTTTGAAGACTTGGGGTTGGTAGTAGATTGGGATCACCACCTGCCTCCACCCGCTGCCAAGACTGCAGTTGAGAACCTTCCCAGGACAGTCATCAGGGGCTCTCAGGCTG AGCTCAAGTGCCCCGTGTGTCTTTTGGAATTTGAGGAGGAGGAGACCGCCATTGAGATGCCTTGCCATCACCTCTTCCATTCCAACTGCATTCTGCCTTGGCTGAGCAAG ACCAATTCCTGCCCTCTGTGCCGCCATGAGCTGCCCACTGATGATGACACTTATGAGGAGCACAAGCGAGATAAG GCCTTTGGGGATGGCCCCCGACCAGTGTGCACTCTTTGCTTCAGGCTCgcaagcagcagcagaagcaccgCCTCGAGAACCTCCATGGAGCCATGTACACATGAGGCGGCTAGGGCTGGACACTGGTCCTCTGCAACATGTTCCTCTTGCATCTTGAGTTCTCATTAA
- the RNF181 gene encoding E3 ubiquitin-protein ligase RNF181 isoform X2 yields MASYFDEHDCEPLDRERDPRTNMLLELARSLFNRMDFEDLGLVVDWDHHLPPPAAKTAVENLPRTVIRGSQAELKCPVCLLEFEEEETAIEMPCHHLFHSNCILPWLSKTNSCPLCRHELPTDDDTYEEHKRDKARKQQQKHRLENLHGAMYT; encoded by the exons ATGGCGTCCTATTTCGATGAACACGACTGCGAGCCGTTGGATCGCGAACGGGATCCTCGAACAAACATGCTGCTGGAGCTTGCAAG GTCCCTTTTCAATAGGATGGACTTTGAAGACTTGGGGTTGGTAGTAGATTGGGATCACCACCTGCCTCCACCCGCTGCCAAGACTGCAGTTGAGAACCTTCCCAGGACAGTCATCAGGGGCTCTCAGGCTG AGCTCAAGTGCCCCGTGTGTCTTTTGGAATTTGAGGAGGAGGAGACCGCCATTGAGATGCCTTGCCATCACCTCTTCCATTCCAACTGCATTCTGCCTTGGCTGAGCAAG ACCAATTCCTGCCCTCTGTGCCGCCATGAGCTGCCCACTGATGATGACACTTATGAGGAGCACAAGCGAGATAAG GCTCgcaagcagcagcagaagcaccgCCTCGAGAACCTCCATGGAGCCATGTACACATGA
- the VAMP5 gene encoding vesicle-associated membrane protein 5: MAGKELERCQRQADEVTEIMLNNFDKVLERDGKLAELEQRSDQLLDMSSAFSKTTKTLAQKKRWENARCRIYMGLAVGIALLILLIVLLVIFLPQSSKGSSAPQVQDAGPALGPGE, translated from the exons ATG GCAGGGAAAGAGTTGGAGCGATGCCAGCGGCAGGCGGATGAGGTGACAGAAATCATGCTCAACAACTTCGACAAGGTCCTGGAGCGTGACGGGAAGCTGGCGGAGCTGGAGCAGCGTTCAGACCAACTCCTGGACATG AGCTCAGCCTTCAGCAAGACAACCAAGACTCTGGCCCAGAAGAAGCGCTGGGAGAATGCCCGGTGCCGGATCTACATGGGGCTGGCAGTGGGCATTGCCCTGCTCATCCTCCTGATTGTGTTGCTGGTCATCTTTCTCCCACAAAGCAGCAAGGGCAGCAGCGCCCCACAGGTCCAGGATGCAGGCCCTGCCTTGGGGCCTGGGGAATGA
- the VAMP8 gene encoding vesicle-associated membrane protein 8: MEASGGGGDDRVRNLRDEVEGVKNIMTQNVERILARGENLDHLRNKTEDLEATSEHFKTTSQKVARKFWWKNVKMIVLICVIVFIIILFIVLFATGAIPT; the protein is encoded by the exons GAGGCCAGTGGTGGAGGAGGAGATGACCGTGTGCGGAACCTCAGGGATGAAGTGGAAGGGGTCAAGAATATCATGACTCAGAATGTGGAGCGGATCCTGGCCCGGGGAGAGAACCTGGACCACCTTCGCAACAAGACAGAGGATCTGGAAGCCACA TCAGAGCACTTCAAGACGACGTCACAGAAGGTGGCTCGGAAGTTCTGGTGGAAGAACGTGAAGATGATTGTCCTCATCTGTGTGATTGTTTTTATCATCATCCTCTTCATCGTGCTTTTTGCCACTGGCGCCATCCCAACTTAG